A single Desulfobulbaceae bacterium DNA region contains:
- a CDS encoding transposase, which produces MKSRRFTEEQIIGALKQAQAGVRIVDQCRTSDLLISAI; this is translated from the coding sequence ATGAAATCGAGACGATTCACAGAAGAGCAGATTATTGGGGCGCTGAAACAGGCTCAGGCAGGAGTGAGAATCGTTGATCAGTGTCGAACTTCAGACCTCCTGATCTCAGCAATTTAG